The following proteins are co-located in the Acinetobacter sp. NCu2D-2 genome:
- the mtgA gene encoding monofunctional biosynthetic peptidoglycan transglycosylase, whose protein sequence is MKAFLLRTFLLLISIVLLIQLWIFASLAWWRTHPVETTMMMRIDYWTEPSKPIQHQWRPYDEISTNLKKAIVTAEDGKFIHHHGFDWDGIQTALNKNRDQGKVVAGGSTISQQLAKNLFLYNKRSFVRKGQEAVATWMMERMWSKQRILEVYLNSIEFGNNIYGVEAAAKHYFGKTSKSLTKDQAIFLAAILTNPKYFEDHRHADGLKARKQMIRRYMRYAELP, encoded by the coding sequence ATGAAAGCTTTCTTGCTACGTACTTTCTTACTCTTGATCAGTATTGTGCTATTGATTCAACTGTGGATCTTTGCAAGTTTGGCTTGGTGGCGGACTCATCCTGTTGAAACCACCATGATGATGCGTATCGACTATTGGACAGAACCCAGTAAGCCCATTCAGCATCAATGGCGTCCATATGATGAAATCAGTACCAATCTAAAAAAAGCCATTGTGACTGCTGAAGATGGCAAATTTATCCATCATCATGGTTTTGACTGGGATGGTATTCAAACAGCATTGAATAAAAATCGAGATCAAGGAAAAGTTGTGGCTGGTGGTTCAACCATTTCACAGCAATTGGCGAAGAATTTATTTTTATACAATAAGCGTTCTTTTGTACGTAAAGGTCAGGAAGCTGTCGCTACATGGATGATGGAGCGTATGTGGTCGAAGCAGCGGATTCTTGAGGTATATTTAAACTCAATTGAGTTTGGAAATAATATCTACGGGGTTGAGGCAGCAGCGAAACATTACTTTGGTAAAACCTCAAAAAGTTTGACCAAAGACCAAGCCATTTTCTTGGCTGCGATTTTAACCAATCCTAAATATTTTGAAGATCATCGCCATGCTGATGGTTTAAAAGCACGTAAGCAAATGATTCGTCGCTATATGCGTTATGCTGAATTACCTTAA
- the ppk1 gene encoding polyphosphate kinase 1 — protein sequence MNTATSTTPVDTEYTYNDRYINRELSILDFHLRVLEQAVDPLHPLLERMNFLLIFSRNLDEFFEIRVAGILEQLDLGNESRSPDGLTPKQVLEQISQTAHAAIERQYRILNEEILPKLREEDICFLRRGELTPAQSAWVKKYFQEQVAPVLTPISLDPAHPFPRLVNKSLNFIVTLEGKDAFGRQIDLAVVPAPRSLPRVVRLPDELTGGKEHHVMLSAIIHEHVSDLFPGMTATGCYQFRVTRNADLALNEDVEDLAIALKGELNSRRFGRAVRLEVTENCPEHIYKYLLDEFDLELEQLYKVEGPVNLARLLTNFKRPHLRYDSHTPIVPKALKKSENVFAAMQKQDILLHHPFESFSPVISLLREAARDPQVLAIKQTLYRSGANSEVVQLLAEAARNGKEVTAVIELRARFDEESNIAVANVLQEAGAVVVYGIVGYKTHAKMILVVRRENNKLVRYVHLGTGNYHAMNARIYTDYGLMTTDKDLCEDVHRIFQELTGMGKMAKLKKLLHAPFTLHAQLIHYIDNEIANAQAGKQAHIIVKVNALTELQLINKLYEASQAGVKIDLIIRSICCLRPGLPGLSENIKVRSIVGRFLEHTRVYYFSNNGNAKIYCSSADWMDRNLFNRVEACFPIEDEALKKRIYQQGLLNYLKDNQQAWLLQSDGTWVRVQAAEGEEPHNAQRKLLESIK from the coding sequence ATGAATACGGCAACGAGCACTACACCCGTCGACACAGAATATACCTACAATGATCGTTATATTAATCGTGAGCTATCGATTTTAGATTTCCACTTGCGTGTATTGGAGCAGGCGGTTGATCCGTTGCATCCTTTGCTCGAACGTATGAATTTCTTACTGATTTTTTCACGAAATTTAGATGAATTTTTTGAAATTCGCGTTGCAGGTATCTTAGAACAACTCGACTTGGGTAATGAAAGCCGAAGCCCAGACGGATTAACCCCGAAACAAGTTTTAGAGCAAATTTCGCAAACGGCTCATGCTGCCATTGAACGCCAATACCGCATTTTAAATGAAGAAATATTACCGAAGTTACGTGAGGAGGATATTTGCTTCTTGCGTCGTGGTGAGCTGACACCCGCACAGTCGGCATGGGTGAAAAAATATTTCCAAGAACAAGTTGCACCTGTATTAACCCCAATTAGCCTTGACCCTGCACATCCATTCCCACGTTTGGTGAATAAATCACTGAACTTTATTGTCACGCTTGAAGGGAAGGATGCCTTTGGTCGTCAAATTGATTTGGCCGTTGTACCAGCACCACGCTCTTTACCACGTGTTGTGCGCTTACCTGATGAGCTGACAGGTGGTAAAGAGCATCATGTAATGTTATCTGCCATTATTCATGAACATGTTTCTGATTTGTTCCCTGGTATGACGGCGACAGGGTGTTATCAATTCCGTGTGACCCGTAATGCCGATTTAGCATTAAATGAAGACGTTGAAGACTTAGCGATTGCGTTAAAAGGCGAACTTAACTCACGCCGTTTTGGTCGTGCAGTGCGTTTAGAAGTCACTGAAAACTGTCCTGAACATATTTATAAATACTTGCTGGATGAGTTTGATCTAGAACTGGAACAGCTTTATAAAGTTGAAGGTCCGGTCAATTTAGCGCGTCTTTTAACCAATTTTAAACGTCCGCATTTACGTTATGACTCACATACGCCCATCGTTCCAAAGGCGTTAAAAAAATCTGAAAATGTCTTTGCAGCGATGCAGAAGCAAGACATCTTACTTCACCATCCGTTTGAATCTTTCTCGCCTGTGATTTCACTGTTACGTGAAGCTGCACGCGATCCGCAAGTCCTTGCAATCAAACAAACCTTGTATCGTAGTGGTGCAAATTCTGAAGTAGTGCAACTCCTTGCTGAAGCGGCACGAAATGGTAAAGAGGTAACAGCGGTTATTGAGCTTCGTGCTCGTTTTGATGAAGAATCGAATATTGCAGTTGCTAATGTGCTACAGGAAGCAGGCGCTGTCGTGGTATATGGCATCGTGGGTTATAAAACGCATGCCAAAATGATTCTTGTGGTGCGCCGTGAGAACAATAAACTAGTGCGTTATGTGCATTTAGGCACAGGTAACTACCATGCGATGAATGCCCGAATCTATACCGATTATGGTTTGATGACCACAGATAAAGATTTGTGTGAGGATGTACATCGTATTTTCCAAGAGCTTACAGGTATGGGAAAAATGGCCAAGCTGAAAAAGCTGTTGCATGCGCCGTTTACCTTACATGCCCAATTAATTCATTATATTGATAATGAAATTGCCAATGCTCAAGCGGGTAAACAGGCGCATATTATTGTTAAAGTCAATGCACTCACTGAACTGCAATTGATTAACAAGCTCTATGAAGCCTCACAAGCAGGGGTGAAAATTGATCTGATCATTCGTTCGATTTGCTGCTTACGTCCAGGGCTTCCGGGTTTATCTGAAAATATTAAAGTACGTTCAATCGTGGGTCGTTTCCTTGAACATACCCGTGTTTATTACTTTAGCAATAATGGTAATGCCAAGATTTATTGTTCGAGTGCCGATTGGATGGATCGTAATTTATTCAATCGTGTCGAAGCGTGTTTCCCAATTGAAGATGAAGCATTGAAAAAGCGCATCTATCAACAAGGATTATTGAATTACTTGAAAGATAATCAGCAAGCATGGTTATTACAAAGTGATGGAACTTGGGTACGTGTTCAAGCGGCTGAGGGTGAAGAACCGCATAATGCACAGCGCAAGTTACTCGAAAGTATTAAATAA